In Bartonella bovis 91-4, the following proteins share a genomic window:
- a CDS encoding phage tail protein has protein sequence MALKIHAKWYLQQAENTFTSLQAPRLHWALRNAINTTAKQVKRFAEKKVAEDASIPPKRVKKGVYINDKATAKFLEADIIGSASPLPLKIFKARETKRGVIYKIFDKREVMPHGFIRGGKFPERVNLKMGGHVFTRTSGDKFPIAKQDGTSIAYVMSKTKVSSSIEHHARERLTKNIQSQIARQEYMVNQKASHS, from the coding sequence TTGGCGTTAAAGATCCATGCCAAGTGGTATCTGCAACAAGCAGAAAATACTTTTACAAGTCTTCAAGCCCCACGTCTTCATTGGGCTTTGCGTAATGCTATTAATACCACAGCCAAACAGGTTAAGCGTTTTGCTGAAAAGAAGGTTGCAGAGGATGCTTCAATTCCACCAAAACGCGTTAAAAAAGGTGTCTACATTAACGATAAAGCCACAGCAAAATTTCTTGAAGCCGATATCATTGGTTCAGCTTCTCCCCTCCCTCTTAAGATCTTTAAGGCAAGAGAAACCAAGCGTGGCGTCATTTACAAAATCTTTGACAAAAGAGAAGTCATGCCTCATGGTTTCATTCGAGGGGGAAAGTTTCCAGAGCGTGTTAATCTAAAAATGGGAGGGCATGTTTTTACAAGAACCTCTGGAGATAAGTTTCCAATCGCAAAACAAGACGGCACCTCGATTGCTTATGTCATGTCTAAAACAAAGGTCTCAAGTTCTATTGAACACCATGCTCGTGAGAGGCTAACTAAAAATATACAGAGCCAAATTGCTCGGCAAGAATATATGGTCAATCAAAAGGCCTCACACTCTTAA
- a CDS encoding type II toxin-antitoxin system RelE/ParE family toxin, whose translation MIKTFKSKTLAELFATGNSSKIDKRLFKRIIVRLDRLDVAEKPEDMNLPGFNFHALIGFHPTRYTVHVNGPWCITFEFDSCNAYRVNLEQYH comes from the coding sequence ATGATTAAAACGTTTAAAAGCAAAACACTGGCTGAGCTATTTGCAACGGGAAATTCATCCAAAATTGACAAGAGACTTTTTAAACGGATCATTGTTCGTCTTGACCGTTTAGATGTTGCTGAAAAACCCGAAGACATGAATCTTCCAGGATTTAATTTTCACGCTTTAATTGGATTTCACCCCACTCGTTACACTGTACATGTGAATGGACCATGGTGTATCACATTTGAATTTGACTCATGTAATGCTTATCGTGTTAATCTTGAACAATATCACTAG
- a CDS encoding HigA family addiction module antitoxin, whose amino-acid sequence MNDIPVQCKRNRCPSHPGDLLAEIIPATGKTKLEIAQMLGISRQHLYDILKTKKPISPSVSARLGKLFGDGAAVWLRMQAAYDAWHAERETDVSKVPTIHII is encoded by the coding sequence ATGAATGATATTCCTGTACAATGCAAAAGAAACCGCTGTCCTTCTCATCCAGGTGATTTACTGGCAGAAATTATTCCAGCAACTGGCAAAACAAAATTAGAAATTGCACAAATGCTTGGGATATCACGCCAGCATCTTTATGATATTTTGAAAACAAAAAAACCAATTTCTCCCTCCGTTTCAGCTCGTTTAGGTAAATTGTTTGGGGATGGTGCTGCTGTCTGGTTGCGTATGCAAGCAGCTTATGATGCTTGGCATGCTGAGCGTGAAACAGATGTTAGTAAAGTTCCAACTATTCATATTATTTGA
- a CDS encoding type II toxin-antitoxin system RelE family toxin yields MAWTIRYEKKALNFLKKCDKKEARRIVDFLDKHVALLEDVRVVGKPLKGPLSGLWRYRVGDYRILCDLYDKELLVLVLAVGHRKNIYKS; encoded by the coding sequence TTGGCTTGGACGATTAGATATGAAAAAAAAGCTCTCAATTTTTTAAAAAAATGTGATAAAAAAGAAGCACGACGGATTGTTGATTTTTTAGATAAGCACGTTGCTCTGCTTGAAGATGTGCGTGTAGTGGGTAAGCCTTTGAAAGGCCCATTATCAGGTTTGTGGAGATATCGTGTGGGAGATTACAGGATATTATGTGATCTCTACGACAAAGAGCTTTTGGTTTTGGTTTTAGCTGTTGGACATAGAAAAAATATATATAAAAGCTAA
- the relB gene encoding type II toxin-antitoxin system RelB family antitoxin — protein MTISIRLPSELEARLNNLALKTGRTKSFYLREIIEQGIEDAEDYYLASQVRERIRKGNATFYSSEEVRKELGLDD, from the coding sequence ATGACGATATCTATTCGATTACCAAGTGAGCTTGAAGCGCGTTTGAATAATTTAGCTCTTAAAACAGGACGTACAAAGTCTTTTTATTTGCGTGAAATTATTGAACAGGGAATAGAGGACGCTGAGGATTATTATTTAGCTTCACAAGTAAGAGAGCGTATTCGAAAGGGAAATGCTACTTTTTATAGCTCTGAAGAGGTGAGGAAAGAGCTTGGCTTGGACGATTAG
- the ssb gene encoding single-stranded DNA-binding protein, translating to MINKVILVGYLGADPESRIMPSGVEVANFRIGTSQKYLDKTTGQKVEKTEWHSVVVFNPHLAKIALQYLNKGSKVYVESQLQTRKWQDKSGQTHYTTEIVLSQYKGELKILNNVQKDEIDMAVQEQTMAWENSRQQQYLETTLNDKIPF from the coding sequence ATGATCAATAAAGTAATTTTAGTCGGCTATCTGGGTGCCGATCCAGAAAGCAGAATAATGCCATCTGGAGTAGAAGTGGCGAATTTTCGTATAGGTACATCTCAAAAGTATTTAGACAAAACAACGGGGCAAAAAGTAGAAAAAACAGAATGGCATTCTGTCGTTGTTTTTAATCCACATCTTGCAAAGATTGCACTGCAATATCTCAACAAAGGTTCCAAGGTTTATGTTGAAAGTCAATTACAGACGCGTAAATGGCAAGATAAAAGCGGGCAAACACACTACACAACAGAAATTGTCTTATCCCAATATAAAGGTGAATTGAAAATCCTTAATAATGTTCAAAAGGATGAGATTGATATGGCCGTTCAAGAGCAAACAATGGCATGGGAAAACAGTAGGCAACAACAGTATTTAGAAACGACTTTGAATGACAAAATCCCGTTTTAA
- a CDS encoding DUF488 family protein, which translates to METTKGKTLFKRQKLLLALLQEFGGYLSSTDFQKYLFLFTQWEEKQSYEFVPYKYGCFSFQSYADKHKLIEFGMLADENDWQLTSMESDYCADIECATRKKISSFVEKFSKLKGDELIRYVYKEYPYFAINSCIVNNLMEKKDLEKIDTFRPKDETFCFFTIGYEGQSLENYLNRLIKNNIKTLCDVRKNPLSRKYGFSKTQLSKIVNALGIEYRHIPELGIISEKRQDLKTQKDYERLFQDYNNTTLKNNSLAIDKLYQLFLDKKRIAITCFEEHVCMCHRGQIALALSKLHQWKFNIKHI; encoded by the coding sequence ATGGAAACAACAAAAGGCAAGACTCTATTTAAACGGCAAAAACTATTGTTAGCCTTACTTCAAGAATTTGGAGGATACCTTTCAAGTACAGATTTTCAAAAGTATTTATTTTTATTTACGCAATGGGAAGAAAAACAAAGTTATGAATTTGTGCCTTACAAATATGGATGTTTCTCTTTTCAATCTTATGCGGACAAACACAAACTTATAGAATTCGGCATGCTTGCTGATGAAAATGATTGGCAGCTTACATCAATGGAAAGTGATTATTGTGCTGATATTGAATGTGCTACACGAAAGAAAATTTCTTCATTTGTTGAAAAATTTAGCAAACTCAAAGGTGATGAACTTATTCGATATGTCTACAAAGAGTATCCATATTTTGCAATCAATAGCTGTATAGTAAATAATCTTATGGAGAAAAAAGATTTAGAGAAAATCGATACATTTCGACCAAAGGATGAAACCTTTTGTTTCTTTACCATTGGATATGAAGGGCAATCTCTTGAAAACTATCTCAATCGTCTTATCAAAAATAATATCAAAACTTTGTGCGATGTTCGCAAAAACCCGCTAAGTCGCAAATATGGTTTTTCTAAAACGCAATTGTCTAAAATTGTAAATGCATTGGGTATTGAATATAGGCATATTCCAGAACTGGGTATTATTTCTGAAAAGCGTCAAGATTTGAAAACGCAAAAGGATTATGAGCGGCTTTTTCAAGATTATAACAATACAACTCTTAAGAATAATTCTCTTGCGATAGATAAATTATATCAACTTTTTTTAGACAAAAAACGCATTGCAATTACTTGTTTTGAAGAGCATGTATGCATGTGTCATAGAGGGCAAATTGCACTCGCTCTCTCCAAATTACATCAGTGGAAATTTAATATAAAACATATCTGA
- a CDS encoding type II toxin-antitoxin system RelE/ParE family toxin — translation MFIIKKTLHFTKWLNSLKDRQAQKKIAARILRLEYGLFGDVKYFQGIGELKINYGPGYRVYFIKQGQEIILLLSGGDKSTQQKDIEKALQIVKEVNDENNTL, via the coding sequence ATGTTTATTATTAAGAAAACCCTGCATTTTACCAAGTGGTTAAATTCCTTAAAAGACAGACAGGCACAAAAGAAAATTGCTGCACGTATTTTGCGTCTTGAATATGGTCTTTTTGGTGATGTTAAATATTTTCAAGGTATTGGAGAATTAAAAATAAATTATGGTCCTGGTTATCGAGTTTATTTTATAAAACAAGGGCAAGAAATTATTTTACTCCTTAGTGGTGGTGATAAATCTACCCAACAAAAGGATATTGAAAAAGCCCTGCAAATAGTAAAAGAGGTCAATGATGAAAATAACACCCTTTGA
- a CDS encoding addiction module antidote protein, which yields MKITPFDASEYFKTPEDFKELLQDALETKNSGYVSHVLGIIARKQGMTTISNKTGLNRESLYRSLSDKGDPKLSTFFNILSALNLQISLTPIQNEEHTSLEKA from the coding sequence ATGAAAATAACACCCTTTGACGCTAGCGAGTATTTCAAAACTCCTGAGGATTTTAAAGAATTATTACAAGATGCTTTGGAAACTAAAAACAGTGGTTATGTTTCCCATGTATTGGGCATTATTGCACGCAAACAAGGAATGACAACCATTTCAAACAAAACAGGCTTAAACCGAGAATCTCTTTATCGCTCTTTAAGTGACAAAGGTGATCCTAAGCTTTCAACTTTTTTTAATATTTTGAGTGCTTTAAATTTGCAAATTAGCCTAACACCTATCCAAAATGAAGAACACACATCTTTAGAAAAAGCTTAA
- a CDS encoding DNA adenine methylase gives MLPSRFFLIIEGLKKMVCSYSPLRYPGGKTALYGKIKEIFEKNGLNGCSYREPFAGGGGLALKLLLNGDVKDIYINDIDPFIWSFWHCVLYKTEELIEKINTTTINLEEWYKQKEISPEKADVLAVGFAALFLNRTNRSGIIKNAGPIGGKEQTGNYKIDCRFNKGNLIDRIKNISAKKDRIYLTQLDAKEFLLRYGRTDKDENICLYMDPPYFKKGKGFYTSFYKTKDHHHLENIISKHVNALWLITYDNAEEVKFLYSQYPKVEFNIRYSLQNKRKAQELMIFSPKIKIPQSLEQNILSLCNAA, from the coding sequence ATGCTTCCATCACGTTTTTTTCTAATTATTGAGGGGTTGAAAAAGATGGTTTGTAGTTATTCTCCATTAAGGTATCCTGGCGGTAAGACTGCACTCTATGGAAAAATCAAAGAAATCTTTGAGAAAAATGGATTAAATGGATGCTCTTATCGTGAGCCTTTTGCTGGTGGTGGCGGATTGGCTCTAAAACTTCTTTTAAATGGTGATGTTAAAGATATTTACATCAATGATATTGATCCGTTTATTTGGAGTTTTTGGCATTGTGTTTTGTACAAAACAGAAGAATTAATAGAAAAAATTAACACGACGACTATTAACTTAGAAGAATGGTACAAACAAAAGGAAATTTCTCCTGAAAAAGCAGATGTGCTTGCCGTAGGGTTTGCTGCCCTCTTTTTGAATCGAACAAACAGATCAGGAATTATTAAAAATGCTGGTCCCATTGGAGGAAAAGAGCAAACCGGGAATTACAAAATAGACTGTAGATTCAATAAAGGAAATTTAATTGACCGAATTAAAAACATAAGCGCAAAAAAAGATAGGATATATTTAACGCAGCTAGATGCGAAGGAATTTTTGCTACGTTATGGAAGAACCGATAAAGATGAAAACATTTGCCTTTATATGGATCCTCCATATTTTAAAAAGGGCAAAGGGTTCTATACTTCATTTTATAAAACTAAAGACCACCACCATTTAGAAAACATCATTTCTAAACATGTGAATGCTCTTTGGTTAATTACTTATGACAATGCAGAAGAAGTTAAATTCTTGTACAGTCAATATCCTAAAGTAGAATTTAATATACGCTATTCTCTACAAAATAAGAGAAAAGCTCAAGAGCTGATGATTTTTTCACCTAAAATCAAAATTCCACAATCACTAGAACAAAATATACTATCACTTTGCAACGCTGCTTAA
- a CDS encoding DUF1376 domain-containing protein, with protein MATKLPWVKSFSSDCLADTSGMKAFQIATYVILQWHMRRSGEPIFCDQSKLAHSAGCSVKAFNKALDFLLRDQKIVRLEDGRLWSLQVEGELKNFIDKQEHISQVRSEAGKKGVQAKMLKKQFANDYVEANDKQNDFLLQANDKQNQAIKNQNQIYKKTNTIVLSKKENGSEDLATEVSVQSKTTDEMVEKHLDHDTPSSENQSPVSQQKSPEKKTKRSRGERGCRIPEDFEPDYDFAIQEGLPSERVRIEIENFKDHWRSSASPNAVKKDWPAAWRVWVRRKIEELEKGKNYGKPSIECTNQQRGWNYRVAQHMSNIKNSDSVYKFLFEDDERTAIPLEDGTKTIDCRSKESYLIG; from the coding sequence ATGGCAACTAAATTACCTTGGGTAAAAAGTTTTTCGTCTGATTGTCTTGCTGATACGAGTGGAATGAAAGCATTTCAGATAGCGACATACGTAATACTGCAATGGCACATGCGTAGAAGTGGTGAACCTATTTTTTGTGATCAAAGTAAATTAGCACACAGTGCTGGTTGTTCGGTTAAGGCTTTTAATAAGGCATTAGATTTTTTGTTGCGTGATCAGAAAATCGTTCGTTTAGAAGATGGTCGTTTATGGAGTTTGCAAGTCGAGGGAGAACTTAAAAACTTTATTGATAAGCAAGAGCATATATCGCAAGTGCGTAGTGAAGCTGGGAAAAAAGGTGTACAAGCAAAAATGCTTAAAAAACAATTTGCTAACGATTATGTTGAAGCAAATGATAAGCAAAACGATTTTTTGCTTCAAGCAAACGATAAGCAAAATCAAGCTATAAAGAATCAGAATCAGATATATAAAAAAACTAACACTATCGTGTTATCAAAAAAAGAAAATGGTTCAGAAGATTTAGCAACTGAAGTTTCGGTTCAAAGTAAAACAACCGATGAGATGGTTGAGAAGCATTTGGATCACGATACGCCCTCATCAGAAAATCAATCACCCGTTTCACAGCAAAAAAGCCCTGAAAAGAAAACCAAACGGTCTAGGGGTGAACGAGGCTGTCGCATTCCTGAGGATTTCGAACCTGATTACGATTTTGCCATTCAAGAGGGTTTGCCTTCAGAGCGGGTTAGAATCGAGATTGAAAATTTTAAAGATCACTGGCGTTCAAGCGCTAGCCCCAACGCTGTCAAAAAGGACTGGCCGGCAGCATGGCGTGTTTGGGTGCGAAGGAAAATCGAAGAATTAGAGAAAGGAAAAAACTATGGAAAACCGAGCATTGAGTGCACAAACCAACAGCGTGGGTGGAATTATCGAGTTGCACAGCACATGTCCAATATCAAAAATTCAGACAGTGTCTACAAATTTTTATTCGAGGATGACGAAAGAACCGCCATTCCTTTGGAAGACGGGACAAAAACCATCGATTGCAGAAGCAAAGAAAGCTACCTCATTGGTTAA
- a CDS encoding DUF1376 domain-containing protein codes for MSNVIPWIRFYLDDWASGTGGMTPEQRGIYIMLLICMYDKKSPVKEDFKTLARVCNCTEKKLATVVDYLIKNDKLVQTNEGLWNLRVEEELKEAAFIQEQEENYGN; via the coding sequence ATGTCTAATGTTATACCGTGGATAAGATTCTACCTGGATGACTGGGCCAGCGGTACAGGCGGAATGACACCAGAGCAAAGAGGAATTTATATTATGCTTCTTATTTGCATGTATGACAAAAAGTCACCTGTGAAAGAAGATTTCAAAACGCTTGCACGTGTATGCAATTGCACTGAAAAAAAGCTCGCAACTGTTGTCGATTATTTAATCAAAAATGACAAGTTAGTCCAAACGAATGAAGGATTATGGAATCTTCGTGTTGAAGAGGAGTTAAAAGAAGCTGCTTTTATTCAAGAGCAGGAGGAAAATTATGGCAACTAA
- a CDS encoding S24 family peptidase, whose amino-acid sequence MKITKDFFSNKDIMKTMNSIMKIWLSEALQESGLSQSSLARQLSEKMQRPIYRSAVNKMLTGERGISMQEGIAIEEITKYPLPRKKTIPLMGYVGAGSEVIPYEDGWLEEVEIPPYITKDTYAVKVEGDSMEPFIEDKSILFYSQNMSPNLLLNKKAIVYTQDGRCFVKIVKQGSKPGLFNLESLNRLYPEIKDIQLVWAAPIDWIKPPRL is encoded by the coding sequence ATGAAAATCACAAAAGATTTTTTTTCTAACAAAGATATAATGAAAACTATGAATAGCATTATGAAAATTTGGCTAAGTGAAGCCTTGCAAGAATCTGGATTATCTCAATCATCGCTTGCTAGACAACTGAGTGAGAAAATGCAGCGTCCTATCTATCGTTCTGCAGTCAATAAAATGCTAACAGGAGAACGGGGAATAAGTATGCAAGAGGGTATAGCAATTGAAGAAATCACAAAATATCCTCTTCCACGAAAAAAAACTATACCTTTAATGGGTTATGTGGGAGCAGGTTCAGAAGTTATTCCTTATGAAGATGGTTGGCTTGAAGAAGTGGAAATACCTCCATACATCACAAAAGATACATACGCAGTAAAAGTTGAGGGCGACTCAATGGAACCATTCATTGAGGATAAATCTATTTTGTTTTACTCACAAAACATGTCTCCAAATTTACTTCTTAACAAAAAAGCAATTGTCTATACGCAAGATGGACGTTGTTTTGTAAAGATCGTGAAGCAAGGCAGTAAACCCGGTTTATTTAATTTAGAAAGTTTAAATAGGCTGTATCCAGAAATAAAAGATATCCAATTAGTGTGGGCAGCTCCTATAGACTGGATAAAACCACCAAGACTTTAA
- a CDS encoding antA/AntB antirepressor family protein, translated as MEAPINNQDNKTDQETVRMVKMVKAHILHERLKIKTNFNDWITKRIQEYEFEEGEDFRILPFEDSNDHSKKKYYLTVDMAKKLAQAEKSGAARIVYQHLAFCV; from the coding sequence ATGGAAGCTCCTATTAATAATCAGGATAATAAAACTGATCAAGAAACCGTGCGAATGGTGAAAATGGTGAAGGCTCATATATTACATGAGCGTTTAAAAATAAAAACCAACTTTAATGATTGGATTACTAAACGCATCCAAGAATATGAATTTGAGGAAGGGGAGGACTTTCGTATATTGCCTTTTGAAGATTCAAATGACCATTCAAAAAAGAAATACTACCTTACCGTAGACATGGCAAAAAAGCTTGCCCAAGCTGAGAAAAGTGGTGCAGCCAGAATAGTCTATCAACACCTCGCGTTTTGCGTTTGA
- a CDS encoding antA/AntB antirepressor family protein — MEALIAIHNNTINQETVQTVNARELHAFLEVGKDFSTWIKDRINQYEFEEGKDFIKTQDLRSPKLGSAKSRVVLAINYHLTLDMAKELAMVERNEKGKQARQYFIDCERKAKQITTSQIDYSNPQVMLGFFTHLKNENERKDHIIAELIPKAEALERLKRSDGMFGITQAAKMLGLLPKDLTSRLLNNYWAYRSGMDKRLLPYQDKINKGLMDCEPHTIQTISGRKKTVLSTKITSKGLARLSEQFQKQTLH, encoded by the coding sequence ATGGAAGCGCTTATCGCTATTCATAACAATACAATTAATCAAGAAACTGTACAAACAGTCAATGCACGTGAGTTGCATGCATTCTTGGAAGTAGGAAAAGATTTTTCTACTTGGATTAAAGATCGTATTAATCAATATGAATTTGAAGAAGGAAAAGACTTTATCAAAACACAAGATTTGCGGTCCCCAAAATTGGGGAGCGCAAAATCTAGGGTTGTTCTTGCAATAAATTATCATCTCACCTTAGACATGGCGAAAGAACTTGCTATGGTCGAACGTAATGAGAAAGGAAAGCAAGCTCGTCAATATTTCATTGACTGCGAACGAAAAGCAAAACAAATAACAACCTCTCAAATTGACTACTCTAATCCCCAGGTCATGTTAGGTTTTTTTACACACTTAAAAAATGAAAATGAACGCAAAGATCATATCATTGCTGAGTTAATCCCAAAGGCAGAAGCACTTGAACGTTTAAAACGATCTGATGGCATGTTTGGTATAACCCAAGCAGCAAAAATGTTAGGTTTACTCCCCAAAGATTTAACGAGTCGCTTGCTTAATAATTATTGGGCTTATCGTAGTGGCATGGATAAACGTTTGTTACCTTATCAGGATAAAATCAATAAAGGACTGATGGATTGTGAACCTCACACTATTCAAACCATAAGCGGAAGAAAAAAAACCGTTCTGAGTACAAAGATCACATCCAAAGGATTAGCACGCCTAAGTGAGCAATTCCAAAAACAGACTCTGCATTAA
- a CDS encoding recombinase RecT, translating to MTTSIVEKVAQKYGLSEQEFRKKIIKNCINFNISEEDFEDFIYLADRYRLNPLDNEIYAIPKRGRGVSAVASINGWYKIIRSHPNFNGIKLKKERDNEGKLIAYECSISLKNIKYPIEISEEMEECKRNTEHWRTNPSRMLRHKAITQCARLAFGFPNIYDEDEAERINEVFINEVNEVNHTPQNERVSDDLLAQIKELMEQTKTEEEKVLSFAEVTNLTEMSLETGQIVLEGLKERQRFKIAEEKQALPSPKQSHTPTQQDLIGV from the coding sequence ATGACAACTTCCATCGTAGAGAAAGTGGCGCAGAAATATGGTTTATCAGAACAAGAGTTTCGCAAAAAAATCATAAAGAATTGTATCAATTTCAATATTTCTGAGGAAGATTTTGAAGACTTTATTTACCTTGCCGATAGGTATCGATTAAATCCTCTAGACAATGAAATATATGCCATCCCTAAAAGAGGAAGGGGTGTTAGCGCGGTCGCTTCTATTAACGGATGGTATAAAATCATACGTTCACACCCTAACTTTAATGGGATAAAATTAAAAAAAGAACGCGATAATGAAGGTAAGTTGATTGCTTATGAATGTTCCATATCTTTGAAAAACATTAAATATCCAATAGAAATCTCTGAAGAGATGGAAGAATGTAAACGCAATACGGAACATTGGCGGACAAATCCTTCTCGCATGTTACGTCATAAAGCTATTACGCAATGTGCACGTCTTGCCTTCGGTTTTCCTAATATCTACGATGAGGATGAAGCTGAGCGCATCAATGAGGTTTTTATCAATGAGGTTAATGAAGTTAACCACACCCCCCAAAACGAAAGGGTTTCTGATGATTTACTTGCGCAAATCAAAGAGTTAATGGAACAAACAAAAACAGAAGAAGAAAAAGTACTTTCTTTTGCAGAAGTTACAAATCTCACAGAAATGTCTCTTGAGACGGGGCAAATTGTTTTAGAAGGTTTGAAGGAAAGACAACGCTTCAAGATAGCAGAAGAGAAACAAGCTTTACCTTCACCAAAACAATCACACACACCAACTCAACAAGATTTAATAGGGGTGTGA
- a CDS encoding lambda exonuclease family protein, whose protein sequence is MEQRTPEWFQARLGKVTASNIDSIVSKTNKGSPTSKYEEYKNKLIRERLEDEIIPSYETSAMRWGREHEDKAIEEYSFRRGVIVTRCGFIPHPTIEMAGASPDGLVGDDGLVEVKCPQPGTHMFFLRTGKIKPEYILQMQFQMACTGRKWCDFVSYDPLLKKKLIGFRVKIQRVQRDDEQIELINKAVETFLEEIEQETRIFTQAA, encoded by the coding sequence ATGGAACAAAGAACACCAGAGTGGTTTCAAGCTCGTTTAGGTAAAGTAACAGCTTCAAACATTGACAGCATTGTCAGTAAAACAAATAAGGGCTCACCGACAAGTAAATATGAAGAATATAAAAATAAACTTATCAGGGAACGTTTAGAAGATGAAATAATACCATCTTATGAAACGTCAGCCATGCGATGGGGACGTGAACATGAAGACAAGGCAATTGAAGAATACAGCTTTAGACGTGGGGTCATTGTCACCCGATGCGGATTTATTCCTCACCCAACAATTGAAATGGCAGGGGCTAGTCCTGATGGTCTCGTTGGAGATGATGGCCTTGTAGAAGTCAAATGTCCTCAACCGGGAACACATATGTTTTTTTTGCGAACTGGCAAAATCAAACCTGAATATATCTTACAAATGCAATTCCAAATGGCTTGTACAGGGCGAAAATGGTGTGATTTTGTCAGTTATGATCCTTTGCTCAAAAAGAAATTAATTGGTTTTCGTGTAAAGATTCAACGCGTTCAACGCGATGATGAACAAATTGAGCTCATCAATAAAGCTGTCGAAACTTTTTTAGAAGAAATAGAACAAGAAACGCGAATCTTTACACAAGCTGCTTAA
- a CDS encoding helix-turn-helix transcriptional regulator has translation MIFDDGDKYVTTRECAQLFNVSTTTIRNWVIRGVFPQPYKLGKSVRWRKKEVLAFTPKEIS, from the coding sequence ATGATATTTGATGATGGCGATAAATATGTCACGACACGTGAATGTGCACAGCTTTTTAATGTGTCAACAACAACGATTCGCAATTGGGTGATACGAGGAGTATTTCCCCAACCATATAAGCTTGGTAAGTCAGTTAGATGGAGAAAAAAAGAGGTTTTGGCATTCACCCCAAAGGAAATAAGCTAA